The Stigmatopora nigra isolate UIUO_SnigA chromosome 23, RoL_Snig_1.1, whole genome shotgun sequence genome includes the window CGGCACAAGGACGCCATGAGTGGGCTACGTGCGCTCGGACCTCGCCCTCAAACTCGCCCCGTCCCGGATTCAAACTCACAGCTGATGGTTATCCCCAGCTCCACTCCCGGCTTCTTGGGGAGCTTGACGTGGAACGTCCCGGAAGAGGGGATGACCGATTCTAAGACGGGGGGGGGTAAGCGTTTGGAGGAGGTGGCCGGAAGGCCGCACGGCGCTCGGACTCACCCGCCACGTCGAACTCGATCTCCAGGGTGAGCTGCGCCGTGATGGAGGAGTCTCGAAGCAGCTGATTGGTCTCTTCCAAGGTGGAGTCTTCCGTGGGAACGCCGTTGATGGACAAGATGCGGTCGCCGATCTGGAGAATGCCGCACCTGCGAGGCGAGCGCCACCCGTGGGtcagacgacgacgacgacggcggcgccgccgccgccgccgaccacCCGACCGACGTCAGCGTCTCACCTCTCGGCGGGACTGTCGGGATCGATGTAAGCGATGAGCGGCGGCGAGGAGAGCGTCTCGGTGGCAAAGACGCCGCCTTGCAGCTGGAGGCCGAAGCCCATGATGCCGTCGCCCGGCAGGGTCACCTCCGTGGTCTCCGTGTGGACCACCTGACCGGCCAGGCCCACCGTGCTGGACGCCAGAGACACTGACGCCGAGGAAGGAGGTCAGCCGGCCGTCTCTCCCGCCCACTCCCCCGGCCGCCTTTGACCGCGATACGCGTCCAATGGCGGGGCCGAGCTCTAGACACCGCCAGAAACGGGTGGCCCTCCCgccggattggacgcctatcgtTTACAAAGGGCGGCGGTGGGGTCCAACCGCTAAATGTGACCGGCGGCGAACGCAGGGGTTGGCAAAGAAGCGCCCGAGGGCCGCCGCCGCGGCAACGGGGGTTTGCCCCGCCCCGTAAGCGGAATTGGCGCAAAAGGGCGGCCCTTTGAGGAagactttgcccacccctggctcaCTGGGTGACTTGAGTGAACAAATACAAAGCGGAAGCTCACAGGAGCTCTTGAAGTccttcttcttctgcttcttccTCATGAGCGTACCCCGCGGGCTAGTGGGGTACGCGTTCCTGGGCGCGCTCATGTTGAGGGACGACAGACTGTATGCCGACATGGAGCCCGGCGAGAACGACTGACCCAGGGCTGCGAACACAGCCGCACGCACGTCAAGGGGACGCGCCGACCCACGCCATCCCACGggaaagaaagagagacagagaggcgCACGTACGCGGATTGTTCGTGTGCCGGTTGTGCGACCTGCCGCCCGATTGGTCGGGGTGGTAGGTGTTGTAGTGGTAAGGGGGGAGGATGGGGGCGGAGTTTCCGCTCTCCCAGGGGAGGGGGCGAGGAGAACGCTGCACCTtgactgcacacacacacacacacgcatgcgggggtccaggggggggggggggggggggggcgttcgGGTTAAGACGAGTGGGCGACAGCGACGGCCTTTTCCCTCGGCCACGCTCGGCCTCGTACCTTGCTGCTGCGGCGCCCCCAGCGCCGGTCGCGCCCGGTGCTGGGGCAGGATCTCCATGCGCACGTTGTGGCAGGACGCCGACAGAAGTTGCGTGGCCTCGGCCAGGGAGCAGAACTCCATGGATTTGCCGTCCACCGACAGGATGTGATCGCCCGCGTGTAGGGCGCCGCACCTGCGTGCGCCAGCGTGGACAAATCAGGGCGGGGCACACACGGGGGGGTAGCGGTAGCGGCGGGGGCGGCGACACACCCACCTGTCGGCGATACTGGCCCGTTTGACTTTGTCGATGACGATGACTTGTTTGCTGCAGAACATGGACGAGGACAGGGCCACGCCCAGACTGGAGCCCGCCGCCTTGGCCACCTCCACCAGCAGGGGGCCCGAAGCCGAGGACACCGACTCTGCGGGCGGGGGCCGGAGGGGCAGAGGTCAGTCACCCGCTGGCCGGTGGGCCGTAATTTCGTTGGCGTGCGCCGACCCATGACGGAGACGTCGTACTCCAGCAGCATGGTGGCCTCCTGACCGCTCTGCCTCAGGATGCCGGTGGCCTCGGCCAGCGTGTTGCCGTGGAGACGGATGCCGTCCACGCTCAGCAGCCGGTCGCCGGGTTTGACGCTGCCCTCCCTGTCGGCCGGCCCCCCCGAGCGCACCGTGGCCACCACGATGGGTCGGCACTTGTTCCTGTCTTCGCTGGCTCCGCCTACGAGACGCCGCCGCCGGGTGATTACGTCCGGAAGGCTAGCGGCGAGGCGCGGCGAGGCACGGCGAGGCACGGCGAGGCACGGCGAGGCACGGCGAGGCACGGCGAGGCACGGCGCTCCCACCTCTGATGACAAATCCAAAGCTGTTGCCTTCCTTGTGGAGCGTGACCTCCACAGTCTTGAACAGGACGCCCGAGCCCTGCACGGCTACAGAGTGAGAGGGTGAGGCAGACGTCGGCGCGggacgacggcgacgacgacggaCGTACAAACGGGAGGAAGCTCGTACTCCACCTCCAGCAGCACGCGCTCGCCCACGTTCTTCAGCAGGCTGATGATCTCGTCGTGGCGGAACTTGGCCAAGTTGATGCCGTTGACCGAGCGGATGTAGTCGCCCACGTTCAGCTGGTCGCTCCTGCGGAAGGGAGACTTGGGCCGTGAATCGTCGGAGTCGCCGGGCCGGCCGGACTGGACCCCGAGCACCCACCTGGCGGCGATGCCCCCCGGCCTTAGGTTGGACACCCGCGGCTTCCCGTCCTTGTCCACGCCGCCCGACACGGTCAGTCCCAGCGTGGTGCCCTCCTTCTTCATCAGCTCCACCAGCGTGCAGCCCCGGAACTCGTCCGGGATGCTCTGCCTCCTGATGGCCAGCGCGCCGTCCGACGGCCGCGAGCCCGCCGAGTGCTTGGCGTACGGACCTTCATCTGCCGACACAAAAGCGGGAGGCGGCGGACCCATCAACCACACGGCTGCACGGCAAGTAGACACAAACGGCGCCGGCACTCGTAAACCGACATGATGAATATTACATGGCTGGCTGTCTTTCTGGCCGGATGGCGCTTTCCTCGCCCGCTCgctcacgcacgcacgcacgcacgcacacgggAATGTCAATGGCGGTCGGATTTCCCATAAACGATGCtgtcatttttctctctcccgCACTCACACGCGCTCACTCTACCTTTATTCACCCTGCGCAGGATCTGACATCGGCATTTGAAGGAGACGGCGATCATGATGAAGCCCCCAACACGGCGTCGTCGGCCCCCCCGGCCAGCGCCATGCACGCTCGATCGCCGCCGGCCTCCCTCTAATCCTCCCGACGGCCGTCTCCCCGCGACTTCTCCGTGGTTTGgctgtcgccgccgccgccgccggccctCAAACGGACGCCGTCGCGCGGACGAGGATggcgagggaggaggaggaagaagaagaggacgaAGAGGGGGAGGGCGCTGCAGATGTGGAGCGCCGCCATGAAACGAGGAcgaggatgaggatgaagagggggagggggagccCGCCCCATCCCGTGGCGTGATGACGAAGGAGGGGAGGAAACGGCAAAGAGCCCCGGTCCTTAACTCTTTGACTTCCACGTCCAATCCGGATGGGACGCCAATGGCGATGAAacaccacgccccccccccaccgccgtCTATTGCCATCCAGGCGACTCCCGCCGTCGGGCCTTTACTAAACGAGCCTTTATACACAGCTCGCGGCGTGCTCAATGAATTTTTAATGTGGGAAGTCAGGTGAGGAGACAAGCGAGGCGTTCAAGCGCATTAAGGACATTTCAGTGACGACAAGAAAAACACAGCCACCCCCACCAAAAAAAGAATCTCATCCAAATGAAGCTTCACACGGACTTTCTGACATCAGCGGGGTGAAAGCCACGCCCGCAACGCAATGCAGACGCGGGATTGGATGCCCCGGTGGAAAGGGGGTGTGTTTCAATTCCACATGTAGGTCAGTGTTCCACATTTGCATGATGCCCCATTAATTTCATCGCGCTTGAGTgacatttgtgtcttttaaTG containing:
- the grip1 gene encoding glutamate receptor-interacting protein 1 isoform X4 is translated as MIAVSFKCRCQILRRVNKDEGPYAKHSAGSRPSDGALAIRRQSIPDEFRGCTLVELMKKEGTTLGLTVSGGVDKDGKPRVSNLRPGGIAARSDQLNVGDYIRSVNGINLAKFRHDEIISLLKNVGERVLLEVEYELPPVSVQGSGVLFKTVEVTLHKEGNSFGFVIRGGASEDRNKCRPIVVATVRSGGPADREGSVKPGDRLLSVDGIRLHGNTLAEATGILRQSGQEATMLLEYDVSVMESVSSASGPLLVEVAKAAGSSLGVALSSSMFCSKQVIVIDKVKRASIADRCGALHAGDHILSVDGKSMEFCSLAEATQLLSASCHNVRMEILPQHRARPALGAPQQQVKVQRSPRPLPWESGNSAPILPPYHYNTYHPDQSGGRSHNRHTNNPPLGQSFSPGSMSAYSLSSLNMSAPRNAYPTSPRGTLMRKKQKKKDFKSSLSLASSTVGLAGQVVHTETTEVTLPGDGIMGFGLQLQGGVFATETLSSPPLIAYIDPDSPAERCGILQIGDRILSINGVPTEDSTLEETNQLLRDSSITAQLTLEIEFDVAESVIPSSGTFHVKLPKKPGVELGITISSPSNRKAGDPLIISDIKKGSVAHRTGTLELGDKLLAIDNIRVETCSMEEAVQILQQCEELVKLKIRKDEDNSDEQEVSGSIIYTVELQRYGGPLGITISGTEEPFDPIVISSLTKGGLAERTGAIHVGDRILAINSSSLKGKPLSEAIVLLQQAGETVTLKIKKHGQLSSPEPRPLGSRENHDGETGEEPPPAAQRTFGALPSVDSAVESWDGSNAEPGFASPAPSFQSSPFPFHEWRNAKSVDGRSPASSRLGTEAPADPSGLNDDWEGVTLGGFTAGHDGTEPDQEENFWSQALEDLETCGQSGILRELEATIMSGSTISLNHDPSPNRTSLGRQGSFQERSSTRPQVTPRSNTLPSDPQRRAFAMKKMRQEVNDILNQTPVELHKLSLEKSCDSEDFGFSVSDGVLDRGVYVNNIRAGGPAQRGGLRAYDRLLQINHVRTRDFDCCLVVPLIAESPDRLDLVVSRNPGDALTNHSEGADDGRGHNEAFGEDGAPIRWKKPGQGTGPAPVTNTSV
- the grip1 gene encoding glutamate receptor-interacting protein 1 isoform X5, with amino-acid sequence MPGWKKNIPACLQADQEGDEGPYAKHSAGSRPSDGALAIRRQSIPDEFRGCTLVELMKKEGTTLGLTVSGGVDKDGKPRVSNLRPGGIAARSDQLNVGDYIRSVNGINLAKFRHDEIISLLKNVGERVLLEVEYELPPVSVQGSGVLFKTVEVTLHKEGNSFGFVIRGGASEDRNKCRPIVVATVRSGGPADREGSVKPGDRLLSVDGIRLHGNTLAEATGILRQSGQEATMLLEYDVSVMESVSSASGPLLVEVAKAAGSSLGVALSSSMFCSKQVIVIDKVKRASIADRCGALHAGDHILSVDGKSMEFCSLAEATQLLSASCHNVRMEILPQHRARPALGAPQQQVKVQRSPRPLPWESGNSAPILPPYHYNTYHPDQSGGRSHNRHTNNPPLGQSFSPGSMSAYSLSSLNMSAPRNAYPTSPRGTLMRKKQKKKDFKSSLSLASSTVGLAGQVVHTETTEVTLPGDGIMGFGLQLQGGVFATETLSSPPLIAYIDPDSPAERCGILQIGDRILSINGVPTEDSTLEETNQLLRDSSITAQLTLEIEFDVAESVIPSSGTFHVKLPKKPGVELGITISSPSNRKAGDPLIISDIKKGSVAHRTGTLELGDKLLAIDNIRVETCSMEEAVQILQQCEELVKLKIRKDEDNSDEQEVSGSIIYTVELQRYGGPLGITISGTEEPFDPIVISSLTKGGLAERTGAIHVGDRILAINSSSLKGKPLSEAIVLLQQAGETVTLKIKKHGQLSSPEPRPLGSRENHDGETGEEPPPAAQRTFGALPSVDSAVESWDGSNAEPGFASPAPSFQSSPFPFHEWRNAKSVDGRSPASSRLGTEAPADPSGLNDDWEGVTLGGFTAGHDGTEPDQEENFWSQALEDLETCGQSGILRELEATIMSGSTISLNHDPSPNRTSLGRQGSFQERSSTRPQVTPRSNTLPSDPQRRAFAMKKMRQEVNDILNQTPVELHKLSLEKSCDSEDFGFSVSDGVLDRGVYVNNIRAGGPAQRGGLRAYDRLLQINHVRTRDFDCCLVVPLIAESPDRLDLVVSRNPGDALTNHSEGADDGRGHNEAFGEDGAPIRWKKPGQGTGPAPVTNTSV
- the grip1 gene encoding glutamate receptor-interacting protein 1 isoform X1 translates to MERFLALLRRLLQKRRRRRYRAADDYQEGYDDVYFYASKYHARLLHEGPYAKHSAGSRPSDGALAIRRQSIPDEFRGCTLVELMKKEGTTLGLTVSGGVDKDGKPRVSNLRPGGIAARSDQLNVGDYIRSVNGINLAKFRHDEIISLLKNVGERVLLEVEYELPPVSVQGSGVLFKTVEVTLHKEGNSFGFVIRGGASEDRNKCRPIVVATVRSGGPADREGSVKPGDRLLSVDGIRLHGNTLAEATGILRQSGQEATMLLEYDVSVMESVSSASGPLLVEVAKAAGSSLGVALSSSMFCSKQVIVIDKVKRASIADRCGALHAGDHILSVDGKSMEFCSLAEATQLLSASCHNVRMEILPQHRARPALGAPQQQVKVQRSPRPLPWESGNSAPILPPYHYNTYHPDQSGGRSHNRHTNNPPLGQSFSPGSMSAYSLSSLNMSAPRNAYPTSPRGTLMRKKQKKKDFKSSLSLASSTVGLAGQVVHTETTEVTLPGDGIMGFGLQLQGGVFATETLSSPPLIAYIDPDSPAERCGILQIGDRILSINGVPTEDSTLEETNQLLRDSSITAQLTLEIEFDVAESVIPSSGTFHVKLPKKPGVELGITISSPSNRKAGDPLIISDIKKGSVAHRTGTLELGDKLLAIDNIRVETCSMEEAVQILQQCEELVKLKIRKDEDNSDEQEVSGSIIYTVELQRYGGPLGITISGTEEPFDPIVISSLTKGGLAERTGAIHVGDRILAINSSSLKGKPLSEAIVLLQQAGETVTLKIKKHGQLSSPEPRPLGSRENHDGETGEEPPPAAQRTFGALPSVDSAVESWDGSNAEPGFASPAPSFQSSPFPFHEWRNAKSVDGRSPASSRLGTEAPADPSGLNDDWEGVTLGGFTAGHDGTEPDQEENFWSQALEDLETCGQSGILRELEATIMSGSTISLNHDPSPNRTSLGRQGSFQERSSTRPQVTPRSNTLPSDPQRRAFAMKKMRQEVNDILNQTPVELHKLSLEKSCDSEDFGFSVSDGVLDRGVYVNNIRAGGPAQRGGLRAYDRLLQINHVRTRDFDCCLVVPLIAESPDRLDLVVSRNPGDALTNHSEGADDGRGHNEAFGEDGAPIRWKKPGQGTGPAPVTNTSV